The Nocardioides ginsengisegetis region CCACGTGCTGCCTGCCCTGATCCGGCGGTACGACGAGGCGAAGGCCTCGGGAGTGCCCACGGTCGAGAACTGGGGGACCGGGAGCCCGCGGCGGGAGTTCCTGCACGTGGACGACATGGCCAACGCCTGCCTGCACCTGATGGAGCACTACGACGGGCCGGAGCAGGTCAACGTCGGCACCGGCAAGGACGCGACCATCAAGGAGATTGCCGAGCTGGTCGCCGAGGTCGTGGGGTTCGAGGGCGAGACCCGTTGGGACACCTCGAAGCCGGACGGGACGCCACAGAAGCTGCTGGATGTCTCGAAGCTGCGGGAGGCCGGCTGGGAGGCGCAGATCGGTCTGCGTGAGGGTCTGAAGTCGACGGTTGCCTGGTATCGCGAGCACGTCGGGTCGTTGCGCGAGGCGGGCTGAGCGGCTTGACGCATGCGAAAGGGCGGTGACCTGGTGGTCACCGCCCTTTGCTTGTCTTACTGGGGTTTCGAGACGGTTGCTAGCGCAACCTCCTCAACCTCCGAGGGGGTCGATCAGCTTCCGCTGTTGATCATCCCGGCGCCGACGGTGACACCCGTGGCCTCGTCGATCAGGATGAACGAGCCCGTGGTGCGGTTCTTCGAGTAGGGGTCGCACAGCAGCGGCACGGTGGTGCGCAGCTGGATGCGGCCGATCTCGTTGAGGCCGAGCTCCTTCGTCTCCTGGTCACGGTGCAGGGTGTTGACGTCCAGGCGGTACTGGATGTCCTTGACCAGAGCGCGGGCCGTGCGAGTGGTGTGCTTGATGGCGAGCTTCTGGCGCGGGCGCAGCGGCTCGTTGGTCATCCAGCAGATCATCGCGTCGATGTCCTGGGAGGGCTTCGGGGCGTTGTTGACGCGGGCGATCATGTCGCCGCGAGAGACGTCCACGTCGTCCTCGAGGCGGACCGTCACCGACATCGGCGGGAACGCCTCGGAGAGCTCCTTGTCGTGCAGGTCGATGCCCGCGATCTTCGACGTCATGCCCGAGGGTAGGACGACGACCTCGTCGCCCGGCTTCAGGACACCGCCGGCGACCATGCCGCCGTAGCCGCGGTAGTCGTGGTACTCGTCCGACTTGGGGCGCACGACGTACTGGACGGGGAAGCGGACGTCGACCAGGTCGCGGTCGGAGGCCACGTGGACGTGCTCGAGGTGGTGCATGAGCGTGGGACCGGAGTACCACGCCATGTTCTCGGAGCGGTTGACCACGTTGTCGCCCGCGAGCGCCGAGATCGGGATGACCTCGAGGTCGGGGATGTTGAGCTTGGTGGCGAACTGGGTGAACTCGGCGTGGATCTTCTCGTAGACCTCCTGCGAGAAGTCGACGAGGTCCATCTTGTTCACGGCCAGCACCAGGTGGGGCACCCGGAGCAGCGACAGGAGCACGGCGTGCCGGCGCGACTGCTCGGTGAGACCCTGACGGGCGTCGACGAGCACGAGACCCAGGTCGGCCGTCGAGGCGCCGGTGACCATGTTGCGGGTGTACTGCACGTGGCCCGGGGTGTCCGCGATGATGAACTTGCGGTTGGGCGTCGCGAAGTAGCGGTAGGCCACGTCGATGGTGATGCCCTGCTCGCGCTCGGAGCGGAGACCGTCGGTCAGCAGCGCGAGGTCGGTGTAGTCGAAGCCCTTGGAGGCACTGGTGGCCTCGACGGCCTCGAGCTGGTCCGCGAAGATCGACTTGGAGTCGAGCAGGAGGCGACCGATGAGGGTCGACTTGCCGTCGTCGACCGAGCCGGCGGTCGCGAAGCGCAGCAGGTCCATGTTGCCCGTGATGATCTCGTCGGCCATCAGAAGTAGCCCTCCTTCTTGCGGTCTTCCATGGCGGCCTCGGAGAAGCGGTCGTCGCCCCGGGTGGCGCCGCGCTCGGTGAGCGTGGCCACAGCGATCTCCTCGATGATCTCGGGGACCGTGGAGGCGGTGGACTCCACGCAGCCGGTGAGCGAGATGTCGCCACAGGTGCGGAAGCGGACGGTGCGCTCCTCGACGACCTCGCCGCTGCGCAGCGGGTTGAGGGGCGTCTCGCTCATCAGCATGCCG contains the following coding sequences:
- a CDS encoding sulfate adenylyltransferase subunit 1, with product MADEIITGNMDLLRFATAGSVDDGKSTLIGRLLLDSKSIFADQLEAVEATSASKGFDYTDLALLTDGLRSEREQGITIDVAYRYFATPNRKFIIADTPGHVQYTRNMVTGASTADLGLVLVDARQGLTEQSRRHAVLLSLLRVPHLVLAVNKMDLVDFSQEVYEKIHAEFTQFATKLNIPDLEVIPISALAGDNVVNRSENMAWYSGPTLMHHLEHVHVASDRDLVDVRFPVQYVVRPKSDEYHDYRGYGGMVAGGVLKPGDEVVVLPSGMTSKIAGIDLHDKELSEAFPPMSVTVRLEDDVDVSRGDMIARVNNAPKPSQDIDAMICWMTNEPLRPRQKLAIKHTTRTARALVKDIQYRLDVNTLHRDQETKELGLNEIGRIQLRTTVPLLCDPYSKNRTTGSFILIDEATGVTVGAGMINSGS